The nucleotide window CTGACGGGCCAGCGCGTCGAGCCAGATCTGGCCGATGGCACCGCAACCCAACACGGTAATTTTCATTTTGCCTCCCGCGGCCGGGTGAAGCTGTCTCAGCCTGATTATCGCTTTCCGCGTCTCGTGTTTTATTAGCGCGGCAAGACGCGTATTATGCATGTCACTTTAGTATCAGGAGAAGAAAAGATGCCATCTTTCGATATCGTTTCCGAAGTCGAACTGCCGGAAGTGCGTAATGCTGTAGAGAACGCAAACCGCGAAATCTCTACCCGTTTTGATTTCCGCAACGTGAGCGCCACCATTGAGCTCAACGAGAAGAATGAGACCATCAAAGTGACCAGCGAATCCGATTTTCAGGTGAAACAGCTGGTGGATATTCTGCGTGAAAAGCTGCTGAAGCGTGGCATTGAAGGCGCAGCCATTGAGGTGCCGGAAGAGATCGTACACAGCGGTAAAAGCTGGAGCGTGGAAGCGAAGCTGAAAAAAGGCATTGAGAGCGATGTGGCGAAAAAGATCGTCAAACTGATCAAAGACAGCAAGCTGAAAGTGCAGACGCAGATCCAGGGCGAAGAGCTGCGCGTGACCGGAAAATCACGCGACGATCTGCAGGGCGCGATGGCGCTGGTGCGCAACGGCAATCTGGGCCAGCCTTTCCAGTTCAAAAACTTCCGCGATTAAACGCGTTTGTCGCGCGCCGCACGGCGGTACAGCGTGCTGCGCGCGATACCTAAGGCTTCTGCCGCTTTACTGACATTGCCGTTGAACCGCTGCAGCGTGGCATGAATCAGCTGCGCATCGTGCTGCTGTCGATCGCCCGCTGACGGCGCCGCAGCGCGGTATTCCGCCGGTAACTGCGCTTCAGTCACCTCTTCGCCATCATCCGCCAGCGCCAGCAGCACGCGCAGCAGGCTGCGCAGCTGGCGCACATTCCCCGGCCACGGCAGCTGCGCCAGCACCGCCAGCAGCGCAGGAGAGAGCCGCACCCCGCGCGCGTCTGCTCCCAGCTCCTGCCATAAGTGCGTGATAAAACCCGTGACATCCGGCCAGTTGCGCAGCGGCGGAATGGTCAGGGAAAACTCCTGCAGACGGTAGAGCAGATCTTCACGAAACTCTCCCTCAGCCACTCTGCGGGCCAGATCGCGATGCGTGGCGCAAATCACCGCAAAGTTGACCGGCCAGCTGCGGCTGGCACCCAGCGGAGCCACTTCTTTCTCCTGCAGTACGCGCAGCAGACGGGTCTGCAACGCCAGCGGCATATCGCCAATCTCATCCAGAAACAGCACACCGCCGTCGGCCTCGCGGATTTTTCCGATATAGCCCTGTTTACTGGCGCCGGTAAAAGCACCGGGCTGATAGCCGAACAGTTCAGATTCAATCAGCGCTTCCGGAATTGCGGCACAGTTAATGGCGACAAATTTGCCGTCGCGCCAGCGGCTTCGCTGATGCAGGGCGCGGCTGACATACTCTTTACCGCTGCCGGTTTCGCCGTGAATACAGAGTGAGACGCCGGCATTAAGCAGCCGCACCATTTTTTCACCGTCACGCTGCAGGGAAAAGGGCAGGTCGGGTAGCGTCTCCGCCGGTGGGGCGAAATGGCGGCGCTGCGGCGCACGCAGCCGGTAATAGAAGCGCTGTCCGTTTACCGTAACCGGCAGGGGAATACTGGTGGCCTGTTGTACCAGCTGCGGAAACAGCTGCGGGAAGGAGAGGCTGCCCAGCGCGCCAGTGCTGAGGGCCAGCGCCCGCAGCGCCAGGCGGTTGGCCGCGGTAAGCAGCGTGTCGGAGAATACCAGCAGCAGCTCATCGCTGCTATCAAGGCCCTCCGGTTGCGTATGCAGGCTCATCAGCCACTGCTGCGGATGCAGGCTCTGCTTCACCCACAGGTACTCAATTTGTCTGGCGGCGGCCTTCACCCGGCTGAGCGTATCCGGATGTGCAACCTGGGCCGGTCCGGAAATATCAATCACGCCGGCAATCTGCCCGCCGGGCATCTGCAGCGGCATGGCGGCGCAGTACAATCCCTGATTGCGCATCAGGAAATGCTGCTGACCGTGGATTTCACAGCCGTCATCAATCGCCAGCGCGGTGCCGATGGCATTGGTGCCGCGTCCGCATTCGCTCCATAAATTGCCGGGTGCCAGGGCAAAACGCTGCGCTTTTTCCATCGCCTGCATATCACCTGCGGTATGCAGCACCAGCCCGCTGGCGTCAGAGAGGATCACCACGGCCTGCTTTGGCGCCATCTGCTGCGCCAGTTGCTTAATCACTGGCTGCGCGAATTGCTGCCAGCCACTGTTACTGGCCACCACATCCGCCAGCTCACGCTGCCGCAGACGGGGAAAATCGTCAGCCGCAGGGTCAAGACCATACAGCTGGCTGCGAAACCAAGAGTCGCTGAGCAGCGGATTGATATCAACGGCAGACGCGGCGGAATTTCCCTGCATTGGTGACCTCATGCCAGACGAAGTGTTGCAACATTGTAGCGTTAAGGTTCTCCTGGTGTTGCGATGCGCAACACAGTTAACCGCTTTGTCGCGCCAGCCACAGCGGGAAGAGATAACGGATTCTATGCAGTTTGCTGTATTTAAGCGATTTTTTCAGGTTTTTCTGGCGTCTGCGAAAGCTGGCACGCGTGCTGCAATATCCCTTTCAGCAGCGCGGCGCAGGCTGATGCTGCCCTGATAACAACATCTGACCCTGAGGAGTTTGCAATGCGTTATGCTCATCCCGGTACCCCCGGCGCACTCGTTTCCTTTAAAAAGACGTACGGCAACTATATTGCAGGCCGGTTTACTGAACCGCTCAGCGGCCAGTACTTTACCAACACCTCGCCGGTAGACGGCAGTGATATTGCCGCGTTTCCCCGCTCGGATGCACGTGATATTGAGCTGGCGCTGGATGCGGCTCACCGTGCCGCGGACGCCTGGGGGAAAACCAGCGTTCAGCACCGCGCTCATCTGCTGCTGCAGGTGGCCGATCGGATCGAAGCGAATCTGGAGAGGCTGGCCGTGGCGGAAAGCTGGGATAACGGCAAGCCGATCCGCGAAACGCTGAATGCCGATCTGCCTTTAGCTATCGACCATTTCCGCTACTTTGCCGGATGCCTGCGCGCGCAGGAAGGCAGTACCGCTGAGATCGACGAACACACCGTGGCCTATCATTTCCACGAACCGCTGG belongs to Candidatus Pantoea soli and includes:
- a CDS encoding YajQ family cyclic di-GMP-binding protein, whose protein sequence is MPSFDIVSEVELPEVRNAVENANREISTRFDFRNVSATIELNEKNETIKVTSESDFQVKQLVDILREKLLKRGIEGAAIEVPEEIVHSGKSWSVEAKLKKGIESDVAKKIVKLIKDSKLKVQTQIQGEELRVTGKSRDDLQGAMALVRNGNLGQPFQFKNFRD
- a CDS encoding sigma-54-dependent Fis family transcriptional regulator, with protein sequence MQGNSAASAVDINPLLSDSWFRSQLYGLDPAADDFPRLRQRELADVVASNSGWQQFAQPVIKQLAQQMAPKQAVVILSDASGLVLHTAGDMQAMEKAQRFALAPGNLWSECGRGTNAIGTALAIDDGCEIHGQQHFLMRNQGLYCAAMPLQMPGGQIAGVIDISGPAQVAHPDTLSRVKAAARQIEYLWVKQSLHPQQWLMSLHTQPEGLDSSDELLLVFSDTLLTAANRLALRALALSTGALGSLSFPQLFPQLVQQATSIPLPVTVNGQRFYYRLRAPQRRHFAPPAETLPDLPFSLQRDGEKMVRLLNAGVSLCIHGETGSGKEYVSRALHQRSRWRDGKFVAINCAAIPEALIESELFGYQPGAFTGASKQGYIGKIREADGGVLFLDEIGDMPLALQTRLLRVLQEKEVAPLGASRSWPVNFAVICATHRDLARRVAEGEFREDLLYRLQEFSLTIPPLRNWPDVTGFITHLWQELGADARGVRLSPALLAVLAQLPWPGNVRQLRSLLRVLLALADDGEEVTEAQLPAEYRAAAPSAGDRQQHDAQLIHATLQRFNGNVSKAAEALGIARSTLYRRAARDKRV